In the Helianthus annuus cultivar XRQ/B chromosome 11, HanXRQr2.0-SUNRISE, whole genome shotgun sequence genome, one interval contains:
- the LOC110890959 gene encoding cyclin-dependent kinases regulatory subunit 1 — translation MGQIQYSEKYFDDTFEYRHVVLPPEVAKLLPKNRLLSESEWRAIGVQQSRGWVHYAIHRPEPHIMLFRRPLNYQQNQENQAQAHQSLLAK, via the exons ATGGGCCAGATCCAGTACTCCGAAAAGTATTTTGACGATACGTTCGAGTACAG GCATGTTGTTCTTCCTCCGGAAGTTGCAAAGCTTCTTCCGAAGAATCGGCTTCTTTCTGAG TCGGAATGGCGTGCAATTGGAGTGCAACAAAGTCGAGGATGGGTGCACTATGCCATTCATCGCCCAGAGCCACACATCATGCTGTTCAGGAGGCCGCTAAACTATCAACAGAACCAagagaatcaggctcaggctcatcAGTCTCTGCTTGCTAAGTGA